In a single window of the Natronosalvus caseinilyticus genome:
- a CDS encoding PPC domain-containing DNA-binding protein: MNYRAVEPTGEYVASLDHGADWRAEIESLATEVDADAAWFTALGAVQDAELWFYDQDTLEYEPVSFDEPLEVASCVGNVSWLEGDRFAHTHAVLSRPDGTALAGHLNAATVFAGEVYMRTFEESLEREHDETTDLDLWL, encoded by the coding sequence ATGAACTATCGCGCAGTCGAACCGACGGGAGAGTACGTCGCCAGCCTCGACCACGGCGCCGACTGGCGGGCCGAGATCGAGTCGCTCGCGACCGAGGTCGACGCCGACGCCGCCTGGTTCACCGCCCTCGGGGCCGTCCAGGACGCCGAACTCTGGTTCTACGATCAGGACACCCTCGAGTACGAACCCGTCTCCTTCGACGAGCCGCTCGAGGTGGCCAGTTGCGTGGGGAACGTCTCCTGGCTGGAGGGAGACCGGTTCGCCCACACCCACGCCGTCCTCTCGCGACCCGACGGGACGGCCCTCGCGGGCCACCTGAACGCCGCGACCGTCTTCGCGGGCGAAGTGTACATGCGCACCTTCGAGGAGTCCCTCGAGCGCGAGCACGACGAGACCACCGACCTCGACCTCTGGCTCTAA
- a CDS encoding DNA polymerase II large subunit, with amino-acid sequence MRAEDERYFETLESQLEEAMDVAETAKQRGDDPKPEVEIPVAKDMADRVENILGIDGVAERVRELEGQMSREEAALALAEDFADGSVGDYETKAGKVEGAVRTAVALLTEGVVAAPIEGIDKVEILTNDDGTEFVNVYYAGPIRSAGGTAQALSVLVADYTRALVGLETYEARQEEIERYAEEVGLYDKETGLQYSPKDEETKFIAKHLPIMLDGEATGDEEVSGFRDLERVDTNSARGGMCLVMAEGIALKAPKIQRYTSQLDEIDWPWLQDLIDGTYYNDEASAGEGEDGDEGDGDGDRDEGASTDDSSPEPDEDQHAGPPRVEPATKFLRDLIAGRPVFSHPCAEGGFRLRYGRARNHGFATAGVHPASMHILDDFLATGTQIKTERPGKAAGVIPVDSIEGPTVRLANGDVRRIDDVEEALEVRNGIEKILDAGEYLVNYGEFVENNHALAPAAYAVEWWVQDLEAAGADVQALEDDPRIDLEDPPAEQVLEWALEYDAPLHPTYTYQWHDLSVAAFNGLAEAVSDGTVEGEGTGGEALVLEHTDATREALETIVIEHRQRPERIEVDDWEPFVRSLGLTADLERTWSLEDLSERARTWGVDEDGDNAIEAVNEVAPVAVRERAPTRIGTRMGRPEKSERRDLSPPVHTLFPIGEAGGAQRNVADAGKYAETMSDTPGVVELEIGRKRCEDCGETTFKNRCPECSERTVPDYECPSCESRVDPDEAGRVECDRCEIEATCVEHTEIDVHEVYRDALEAVGERENAFEILKGVKGLTSTTKVPEPMEKGVLRAKHDVSTFKDGTVRYDMTDLPVTSVRASELDITVGQLEALGYEEDVHGEPLTHEDQLVELKVQDIVLSDGAAEHMMQTADFIDDLLAQYYGLEPFYEIDDRQELVGELVFGMAPHTSAATVGRVIGFTSAAVGYAHPFFHAAKRRNCDGDEDCVMLLMDGLLNFSISFLPDKRGGRMDAPLVMSSRIDPSEIDDEAHNMDVVSHYPHEFYEATLEQADPGDVEDIVEIAEDTLGTDREYTGFGHTHDTTDIAMGPDLSAYKTLGSMMDKMDAQLELARKLEAVDETDVAERVIEYHFLPDLIGNLRAFSRQETRCLDCGEKFRRMPLTEVCRECGGRVNLTVHKGSVNKYMQTAIDVAEEYGCRDYTKQRLEVLEKSLESVFENDKNKQSGIADFM; translated from the coding sequence ATGCGGGCCGAGGACGAGCGCTACTTCGAGACGCTCGAATCCCAGCTCGAGGAAGCCATGGACGTCGCCGAAACCGCCAAACAGCGGGGCGACGACCCGAAACCGGAGGTCGAAATCCCGGTCGCGAAGGACATGGCCGACCGCGTCGAGAACATTCTCGGAATCGACGGCGTTGCCGAGCGCGTGCGCGAACTCGAGGGGCAGATGTCCCGCGAGGAGGCCGCCCTCGCGCTCGCAGAAGATTTCGCCGACGGCTCCGTCGGTGACTACGAGACGAAAGCCGGGAAGGTCGAGGGGGCGGTCCGGACCGCAGTTGCCCTCCTGACCGAAGGGGTCGTCGCGGCACCGATCGAGGGCATCGACAAGGTCGAGATCCTCACCAACGACGACGGCACCGAGTTCGTCAACGTCTACTACGCAGGGCCGATTCGTTCCGCGGGCGGGACCGCCCAGGCCCTCTCGGTGCTGGTCGCGGACTACACCCGCGCACTGGTCGGCCTCGAGACCTACGAGGCCCGCCAGGAGGAGATCGAACGCTACGCCGAGGAGGTCGGCCTCTACGACAAGGAAACCGGGTTGCAGTACTCCCCGAAGGACGAGGAGACGAAGTTTATCGCTAAACACCTCCCGATCATGCTCGACGGGGAGGCGACGGGCGACGAGGAGGTCTCGGGCTTTCGGGACCTCGAGCGCGTCGACACCAACTCCGCGCGCGGCGGGATGTGTCTGGTGATGGCCGAAGGAATCGCGCTGAAGGCGCCCAAGATCCAGCGCTATACGTCCCAGCTCGACGAGATCGACTGGCCGTGGCTCCAGGATCTGATCGACGGGACCTACTACAACGACGAGGCGTCGGCGGGTGAAGGCGAGGACGGAGATGAGGGCGACGGAGACGGGGACAGAGACGAGGGGGCAAGCACCGACGACTCGAGTCCCGAACCCGACGAGGACCAGCACGCGGGCCCCCCGCGCGTCGAACCCGCCACGAAGTTCCTCCGGGACCTGATCGCCGGTCGCCCGGTCTTCTCTCACCCCTGTGCCGAGGGAGGCTTTCGCCTGCGCTACGGCCGCGCGCGAAACCACGGCTTCGCGACCGCGGGCGTCCACCCCGCCTCGATGCACATCCTGGACGACTTCCTCGCGACGGGCACCCAGATCAAGACCGAACGCCCCGGCAAGGCCGCCGGGGTGATCCCGGTCGACAGCATCGAGGGGCCCACCGTCCGCCTGGCCAACGGCGATGTCCGCCGGATCGACGACGTCGAGGAGGCCCTCGAGGTCCGCAACGGAATCGAGAAGATCCTGGACGCCGGCGAGTACCTGGTCAACTACGGCGAGTTCGTCGAGAACAACCACGCGCTCGCGCCCGCCGCCTACGCCGTCGAGTGGTGGGTCCAGGACCTCGAGGCCGCGGGCGCGGACGTCCAGGCGCTCGAGGACGACCCCCGGATCGACCTCGAGGACCCGCCCGCCGAGCAGGTCCTCGAGTGGGCGCTCGAGTACGACGCCCCGCTCCATCCGACATACACCTACCAGTGGCACGACCTTTCGGTCGCGGCGTTCAACGGGCTGGCCGAGGCCGTGAGCGACGGGACGGTCGAGGGCGAAGGCACAGGTGGCGAGGCACTCGTCCTGGAGCACACCGACGCTACCCGCGAGGCGCTCGAGACCATCGTCATCGAACACCGTCAGCGCCCCGAGCGAATCGAGGTCGACGACTGGGAGCCGTTCGTACGCAGCCTGGGGCTGACGGCGGACCTCGAGCGCACCTGGTCGCTCGAGGACCTGAGCGAACGGGCACGCACCTGGGGAGTAGACGAGGACGGCGACAACGCCATCGAGGCGGTCAACGAGGTCGCCCCCGTCGCGGTCCGCGAACGGGCCCCGACCCGCATCGGCACGCGAATGGGACGACCCGAGAAGTCCGAGCGCCGGGACCTCAGCCCGCCCGTCCACACCCTCTTTCCCATCGGCGAGGCCGGCGGCGCCCAGCGCAACGTCGCCGACGCCGGCAAGTACGCCGAGACGATGAGCGACACGCCCGGCGTCGTCGAGCTCGAGATCGGGCGCAAGCGCTGTGAGGACTGCGGCGAGACCACGTTCAAGAATCGCTGTCCCGAGTGCAGCGAGCGGACCGTCCCGGACTACGAGTGTCCCTCCTGTGAGTCCCGGGTCGACCCCGACGAGGCGGGCCGTGTCGAGTGCGACCGCTGTGAGATCGAGGCGACCTGCGTCGAACACACGGAGATCGACGTCCACGAGGTGTATCGAGACGCCCTCGAGGCCGTCGGCGAGCGCGAGAACGCCTTCGAGATCCTGAAAGGCGTCAAGGGGCTCACCTCGACGACCAAAGTGCCCGAACCGATGGAGAAAGGAGTGCTCCGGGCGAAACACGACGTCTCGACGTTCAAGGACGGCACGGTTCGCTACGACATGACCGACCTCCCCGTCACCTCGGTCCGAGCCAGCGAACTCGACATTACCGTCGGCCAGCTCGAGGCCCTGGGATACGAGGAGGACGTCCACGGCGAACCGCTGACCCACGAGGACCAGCTGGTCGAGCTCAAGGTCCAGGACATCGTCCTCTCGGACGGGGCGGCCGAGCACATGATGCAGACCGCCGACTTCATCGACGACCTGCTCGCGCAGTACTACGGGCTCGAGCCGTTCTACGAGATTGACGATCGCCAGGAACTCGTCGGCGAGCTAGTATTTGGTATGGCACCGCACACCTCCGCAGCTACTGTCGGGAGAGTGATCGGTTTCACGAGCGCCGCCGTCGGCTACGCGCACCCGTTTTTCCATGCAGCAAAAAGACGCAACTGTGACGGAGATGAAGATTGTGTGATGCTTCTCATGGACGGATTGCTGAACTTTAGTATTAGCTTCTTGCCAGACAAACGGGGCGGCCGCATGGACGCCCCCCTCGTCATGTCCTCGAGGATCGACCCCTCCGAGATCGACGACGAGGCCCACAACATGGACGTCGTCTCCCACTATCCCCACGAATTCTACGAGGCCACCCTCGAGCAGGCCGACCCCGGTGACGTCGAGGACATCGTCGAAATCGCGGAAGATACGCTGGGAACCGACCGCGAGTACACCGGCTTCGGGCACACCCACGACACCACCGACATCGCCATGGGGCCGGATCTCTCTGCCTACAAGACGCTCGGGTCGATGATGGACAAGATGGATGCCCAGCTCGAGCTGGCGCGCAAACTCGAGGCCGTCGACGAGACGGACGTCGCCGAGCGGGTCATCGAGTACCACTTCCTGCCCGACCTCATCGGCAACCTGCGGGCGTTCTCGCGTCAGGAGACGCGGTGTCTCGACTGCGGGGAGAAGTTCCGACGGATGCCCCTCACCGAGGTCTGCCGGGAGTGTGGCGGCCGCGTCAACCTGACTGTCCACAAGGGGTCGGTCAACAAGTATATGCAGACGGCCATCGACGTCGCCGAGGAGTACGGCTGTCGAGACTACACCAAACAACGGCTGGAAGTGCTCGAGAAGTCCCTGGAGAGCGTCTTCGAGAACGACAAGAACAAGCAAAGTGGCATCGCCGACTTCATGTGA
- a CDS encoding lipid II:glycine glycyltransferase FemX, with amino-acid sequence MTIDVSPVDDPDEWNSLVEQSPHRTPFHRYEALEVMEDYAGTLYPYVGYKGNQPVGLFPVFSNSKGPVQTAYSPPTGLRVNYLGPILLNQDSLKERKALRRHNRFVASVDEAIRDTIGPAYIYVQTATEYGDPRPFFWNEYAARKPYFTYAVDLTPSEEDLLMTFSSDLRQNIRNTPDDSYEITETNGAEIPAIIDGLRKRHDEYAAPPAFFSALYGALPDGLMRVYRFDADGELVGGQITLEDDRTLVTWQGVSNRDHSVPVMDLMLWHVICQARDRGLERLDHGGANLYGLSEYKAKFAPEVRMYHRLSWSSPLAAVYSGFKTNIVDNLRS; translated from the coding sequence ATGACCATCGACGTGTCCCCCGTAGACGACCCGGACGAGTGGAATAGCCTGGTCGAACAGTCACCCCATCGGACGCCCTTCCACCGCTACGAGGCCCTGGAAGTCATGGAAGACTACGCCGGAACGCTGTATCCGTACGTCGGGTACAAAGGTAACCAGCCGGTCGGACTCTTTCCGGTGTTCTCCAACTCGAAAGGTCCCGTTCAAACGGCCTATTCCCCGCCGACCGGTTTGCGAGTTAACTACCTTGGGCCGATACTGCTCAACCAGGACTCGCTGAAAGAACGAAAAGCGTTGCGGCGCCACAACCGCTTCGTCGCGTCCGTCGACGAGGCGATTCGGGACACGATCGGTCCAGCGTACATCTACGTCCAGACCGCCACGGAGTACGGCGATCCGCGGCCGTTCTTCTGGAACGAGTACGCCGCACGCAAGCCGTACTTCACGTACGCCGTCGATCTCACGCCGTCGGAAGAGGATTTGCTGATGACGTTCAGCAGCGACCTCCGGCAAAACATTCGAAACACGCCGGACGACAGCTACGAAATAACGGAAACGAACGGTGCAGAGATACCCGCTATCATCGACGGGCTACGGAAACGACACGACGAGTACGCCGCACCGCCGGCGTTCTTTTCGGCCCTATACGGCGCACTTCCCGACGGGCTCATGCGCGTGTACCGGTTCGACGCCGATGGCGAACTCGTCGGTGGTCAGATCACCCTGGAAGACGATAGAACGCTGGTCACGTGGCAGGGGGTTAGCAATCGCGACCACAGCGTCCCGGTGATGGACCTCATGCTCTGGCACGTCATCTGCCAGGCGCGCGACCGCGGCCTCGAGCGCCTCGACCACGGCGGAGCGAATCTCTACGGGCTCTCCGAGTACAAGGCGAAGTTCGCCCCAGAGGTTCGAATGTACCACCGACTGAGCTGGTCGAGCCCACTGGCTGCCGTGTACAGCGGATTCAAAACGAATATCGTCGACAACCTCCGGAGTTAA
- a CDS encoding Lrp/AsnC family transcriptional regulator gives MGGRQSALDETDRGILHMLQLDARNNRAREIGEAVGVSASTVRNRIEALEDEGVIRGYVPKIDYERAGYQLSILFTCTANNPSEPLTEDLLEKHGVVSVRKLLAGRENYHIRVVGTDTNDVSNIANSIRECGLEIVRSEVLDDEYVQPFDHFGKDVPSGED, from the coding sequence ATGGGTGGACGACAGTCAGCACTCGACGAGACCGACCGGGGGATCCTCCACATGCTCCAACTAGACGCCCGGAACAACAGAGCCAGGGAGATCGGGGAGGCCGTGGGCGTCTCCGCGAGCACCGTCCGGAATCGAATCGAAGCGCTCGAGGACGAGGGCGTGATCAGGGGATACGTTCCGAAGATCGACTACGAGCGGGCGGGCTATCAGCTGTCGATCCTCTTCACCTGCACCGCGAACAATCCATCCGAACCCCTCACCGAGGACTTACTGGAGAAACACGGCGTCGTCTCCGTCCGGAAACTGCTCGCCGGTCGAGAGAACTATCACATCAGAGTCGTCGGCACGGACACGAACGACGTGTCGAACATCGCGAACTCGATCCGCGAGTGCGGCCTCGAGATCGTTCGATCGGAGGTGCTGGACGACGAGTACGTCCAGCCGTTCGATCACTTCGGCAAGGACGTTCCCTCGGGAGAGGACTGA
- a CDS encoding HalOD1 output domain-containing protein, producing METATPTQSVSSSSPVTTVVELVADREGTDPMELQPPLYDVIDPEALNALFAPTSRGRPRESGEVTFEYLGYDVTVRGDGDVSVRDTTER from the coding sequence ATGGAAACCGCGACACCCACGCAATCAGTCTCCTCCAGCTCGCCCGTCACGACCGTCGTCGAACTCGTCGCCGACCGAGAAGGAACGGACCCGATGGAGCTACAACCGCCGCTTTACGACGTGATCGATCCCGAGGCGCTCAACGCGCTCTTCGCGCCGACCAGTCGCGGCCGACCGCGCGAATCCGGCGAAGTTACGTTCGAGTACCTGGGGTACGACGTCACCGTCCGGGGGGACGGGGACGTTTCCGTGAGAGACACTACCGAACGGTAG
- the secF gene encoding protein translocase subunit SecF, which translates to MGTFAVPEIDYTRYTNRQLAAVPLAVLAFALLVLLGGYVVYGTPVELGMDFAGGTELTIETTSSEAEIEAAFSEEPESVQSVQATENQYLVQFAPTDADVQSEAESNLEPVSGNDRVVQLSAETSASFGAAAQQTALLGLGAAFVGMSVIAFVLFRTFVPSIAIVISAFSDLVIPLAFMNVLGIPLSLGTVAGLLLIVGYSVDSDILLNNHILRRSGDFYESTHRAMRTGITMTVTSMAAMLVMAVAAWALGVELLLSIGLILTVGLAADLMNTYLLNLSLLRWYKFEGVAR; encoded by the coding sequence ATGGGGACTTTCGCGGTACCGGAAATCGATTACACCCGGTACACCAACCGCCAGCTGGCGGCGGTTCCACTCGCCGTCCTTGCGTTCGCGTTGCTCGTTCTCCTCGGCGGCTACGTCGTCTACGGCACGCCGGTCGAACTGGGCATGGACTTCGCCGGCGGAACCGAGTTGACGATCGAGACGACGAGTTCCGAAGCGGAGATCGAGGCCGCCTTCAGCGAGGAGCCCGAGTCGGTGCAGTCGGTCCAGGCCACCGAGAACCAGTACCTCGTCCAGTTCGCGCCGACCGACGCGGACGTACAGTCGGAGGCAGAGTCGAACCTCGAGCCCGTCTCCGGCAACGACCGGGTCGTCCAGCTCTCGGCGGAGACGTCGGCGAGTTTCGGGGCGGCCGCCCAGCAAACGGCGCTGCTCGGCCTCGGAGCCGCGTTCGTCGGGATGAGCGTCATCGCGTTCGTCCTCTTCCGGACGTTCGTTCCCTCCATCGCTATCGTCATCTCGGCGTTTTCCGACCTCGTTATCCCGCTCGCGTTCATGAACGTCCTCGGGATTCCGCTCTCGCTCGGGACCGTCGCCGGACTCCTGTTGATCGTCGGGTACTCCGTCGACTCGGACATCCTGCTGAACAACCACATTCTCAGGCGCAGCGGTGACTTCTACGAGAGCACCCACCGGGCGATGCGCACCGGGATCACCATGACCGTCACGTCAATGGCGGCGATGCTGGTCATGGCCGTCGCCGCGTGGGCGCTCGGCGTCGAACTCCTGCTCTCGATCGGCCTGATCCTCACCGTCGGACTGGCCGCCGATCTGATGAACACCTACCTGCTGAACCTCAGCCTGCTTCGGTGGTACAAGTTCGAGGGGGTGGCCCGATGA
- a CDS encoding preprotein translocase subunit SecD has product MSAIGSIKANWRVLLLVVFLTAALLALFVPPGVVGDSEEAYATNESDSSIHNLEFGLGLDGGTKISAPVTGMTVEEVSVDAEGTQLDRRGQEIQATVSEELDLETGDALVRTDHQNGEVSVEVFTGNVSEAEFAAALQEAGLDVTEDDVRQGVTQATRDDIQMTIELRINEAGLSGSQVSQAEMDGTYYIVTEAPAMTTEELRALLEYRGIVEIVMHYPDGEGGQQNETALVQQDFGSIGTASYNSEDGYDYVPVTVNPGPAEEYQQAMVENGFTQNPSSCNYGNPEARGSNYCLLTVVDGEVIDAHSVAPTLASSMERGEWANGGQFQMITPSQQDAQTLSINLRAGELRAPLDFDRAQTYMISPALAEQFKNYSLLIGILAVLTVSGVVYVRYGDRRVALPMIVTALSEVVILLGVAALLRMPLDLSHVAGFIAVVGTGVDDLVIIADEVLDEGDVNSRRVFESRFRKAFWVIGAAAATTIIAMSPLAVLSLGDLRGFAIITILGVLVGVLITRPAYGDILRRLLTDK; this is encoded by the coding sequence ATGAGCGCCATCGGATCGATCAAGGCGAACTGGCGCGTCCTGTTGTTGGTCGTCTTCCTCACGGCGGCGCTCCTCGCGCTGTTCGTCCCACCCGGCGTCGTCGGGGACAGCGAGGAAGCCTACGCCACCAACGAATCCGACTCGAGCATACACAACCTCGAGTTCGGCCTCGGTCTCGACGGCGGGACGAAGATCAGCGCCCCGGTCACGGGGATGACCGTCGAGGAAGTCAGCGTCGACGCCGAGGGCACCCAGCTGGATCGACGCGGCCAGGAGATTCAGGCAACCGTCTCGGAGGAACTCGACCTCGAGACCGGCGACGCCCTCGTCCGGACGGACCACCAGAACGGCGAGGTCAGCGTCGAAGTCTTCACTGGGAACGTCTCGGAAGCCGAGTTCGCCGCGGCGCTCCAGGAAGCCGGCCTCGACGTCACCGAGGACGACGTCAGGCAGGGCGTCACCCAGGCGACTCGCGACGACATCCAGATGACGATCGAGTTGCGGATCAACGAGGCCGGCCTCTCTGGCAGCCAGGTCTCCCAGGCCGAGATGGACGGCACCTACTACATCGTCACCGAGGCGCCCGCGATGACCACCGAGGAGCTTCGAGCCCTGCTCGAGTACCGCGGAATCGTCGAGATCGTGATGCACTACCCGGACGGCGAGGGCGGTCAGCAAAACGAGACGGCGCTCGTCCAGCAGGACTTCGGGAGCATCGGGACGGCCTCCTACAACAGCGAGGATGGGTACGACTACGTCCCGGTCACGGTCAACCCCGGTCCCGCCGAGGAGTACCAGCAGGCGATGGTCGAGAACGGGTTCACCCAGAATCCTAGCAGTTGTAACTACGGGAACCCCGAGGCCAGAGGGTCGAACTACTGCCTCCTGACCGTGGTCGACGGTGAGGTCATCGACGCCCACAGCGTCGCCCCGACGCTCGCCTCGAGCATGGAACGCGGCGAGTGGGCAAACGGCGGGCAGTTCCAGATGATCACGCCCAGCCAGCAGGACGCCCAGACCCTCTCGATCAACCTCCGGGCCGGCGAACTGCGCGCCCCCCTCGACTTCGACCGGGCCCAGACCTACATGATCAGCCCCGCGCTGGCCGAGCAGTTCAAGAACTACTCGCTGCTGATCGGAATCCTGGCCGTGCTCACCGTCAGCGGCGTCGTCTACGTGCGCTACGGCGACCGTCGCGTCGCCCTCCCGATGATCGTCACCGCCCTCTCGGAGGTCGTCATCCTCCTCGGCGTCGCCGCCCTGTTGCGGATGCCCCTCGACCTCTCACACGTCGCCGGATTTATCGCCGTCGTCGGGACCGGCGTGGACGACCTGGTCATCATCGCCGACGAGGTGTTAGACGAAGGCGACGTCAACTCGAGGCGCGTCTTCGAGTCCCGGTTCCGGAAGGCGTTCTGGGTCATCGGGGCCGCAGCGGCGACGACGATCATCGCCATGTCGCCGCTGGCCGTACTCAGCCTGGGCGACCTCCGGGGGTTCGCCATCATCACGATCCTGGGCGTGCTCGTCGGAGTCCTCATCACGCGGCCGGCCTACGGGGACATCCTGCGCCGGTTGCTGACCGACAAGTAA